One window of the Alphaproteobacteria bacterium genome contains the following:
- a CDS encoding TRAP transporter large permease subunit produces MFSADIVLIVLGLLLILVFSGMHVAIALGITSAVGVYLVTGRQTVVLALIQNTFYDAIRDYIFAVIPLFMLMGEFIGRSGATTDLYIGLQRTFRRIPGRLALATLFGNAVFAFVTGVSIASATTFTRIAYPEMSRYGYSKSFSLGTIAGSGCLGMLIPPSVLMIVWGILTEQSIGKLFLAGVLPGLILVSFFATYIIGTAILYPAIVGEGPRRAARAAGADVTPAASAIPDDGPEVSAASMAVSGFGLAFLIVAVLGGIWAGLFTPTEAAGIGALIALGLAIIKGQRWPDIYEGILAVGRTAAPLLILLIAAQLYSRTMTMTGVVTAIQGFFNEAGLDPWMIITFMIIVWFVLGMIVDSVSIMLLTVPIFAPIAGAMGIDPLAYALIGILAIEAGILTPPFGLLVYTVKAAIPDRSDPVTMMQIFKGSTPYWMMLLVLIILLYNFPQIVTILPDVVFG; encoded by the coding sequence ATGTTTTCTGCCGACATCGTCCTGATCGTCCTCGGACTGCTGCTGATCCTGGTTTTTTCGGGCATGCATGTCGCCATCGCGTTGGGCATCACAAGCGCCGTGGGCGTATATCTGGTCACGGGCCGTCAAACTGTCGTTTTGGCACTGATCCAGAACACGTTTTACGACGCGATTCGGGACTACATCTTCGCTGTCATCCCCTTGTTCATGCTGATGGGTGAATTCATCGGCCGCTCGGGCGCGACGACCGATCTCTATATCGGCCTCCAGCGCACATTCCGCAGGATTCCTGGCCGGCTTGCGCTTGCGACCCTGTTCGGCAACGCCGTGTTCGCGTTCGTGACGGGAGTGAGTATCGCCTCCGCGACGACCTTCACGCGCATCGCATACCCGGAAATGTCCCGGTACGGCTACAGCAAGAGTTTCTCGCTGGGTACGATCGCCGGCAGCGGCTGCCTCGGAATGCTCATCCCGCCCAGTGTTCTTATGATCGTGTGGGGCATCCTCACCGAACAATCCATCGGTAAACTCTTCCTCGCGGGTGTCCTGCCCGGCCTGATTCTGGTCTCGTTTTTCGCAACCTACATCATCGGGACAGCGATCCTCTATCCGGCCATCGTCGGCGAAGGGCCGCGGCGCGCGGCGCGCGCGGCGGGCGCGGACGTCACGCCTGCCGCGTCGGCGATCCCGGACGACGGTCCCGAGGTCAGTGCCGCTTCGATGGCGGTCAGCGGCTTCGGCCTGGCCTTCCTGATCGTCGCGGTCCTCGGCGGCATATGGGCAGGCCTGTTCACACCGACCGAAGCCGCCGGCATCGGTGCTCTGATCGCCCTCGGCCTGGCGATCATCAAGGGCCAGCGCTGGCCAGATATCTATGAGGGAATTCTTGCGGTGGGCCGCACGGCGGCGCCGCTGCTGATCCTGCTGATCGCAGCACAACTCTACTCGCGTACCATGACAATGACCGGCGTGGTCACGGCCATTCAGGGTTTCTTCAATGAAGCTGGCCTTGATCCCTGGATGATCATCACCTTCATGATCATCGTTTGGTTCGTACTTGGGATGATCGTCGACTCGGTCTCCATCATGCTGCTGACGGTACCGATTTTCGCGCCGATTGCCGGCGCCATGGGGATAGACCCGCTCGCATATGCCCTGATCGGCATCCTTGCGATCGAAGCAGGCATCCTGACGCCGCCGTTCGGGCTTCTTGTCTATACGGTCAAAGCCGCGATACCCGATAGATCGGACCCGGTCACCATGATGCAGATATTCAAGGGCTCTACGCCGTACTGGATGATGCTGCTGGTCCTGATCATCCTGCTCTACAACTTCCCACAGATCGTCACGATCCTGCCGGATGTTGTGTTCGGTTGA
- a CDS encoding DUF1194 domain-containing protein — MPGFRKSCGSMVAVLTFATGIASAPVSAQDVPVDLELVLATDVSASIDLDEASLQRDGYIAALTDAAVIDAIRFGFLGRIAVVYVEWAGAQRTIVDWTIIEDSTGAHAFVDALRSAPRTSGASTSISGALDYAATLFQGNGFNGSRRVIDISGDGRNQAGRPLRFARADTLADGVTINALPLLFYDADGRELNPGLDRYYLEHVVGGPGAFALPARGLGAFPEAIRKKLIIEISGVAPPISVARATERNTRK, encoded by the coding sequence ATGCCCGGCTTTCGTAAATCCTGCGGATCCATGGTGGCTGTCCTGACGTTTGCCACCGGTATCGCGTCGGCGCCGGTGTCCGCGCAGGACGTACCTGTCGATCTGGAGCTGGTTCTGGCGACGGATGTGTCGGCGAGCATCGATCTCGACGAAGCGTCATTGCAGCGCGACGGCTACATCGCGGCGCTGACCGACGCAGCGGTAATCGACGCTATCCGCTTCGGGTTTCTCGGAAGAATCGCCGTGGTCTATGTCGAATGGGCGGGCGCGCAACGGACTATCGTGGACTGGACGATCATCGAGGATTCCACCGGCGCGCACGCGTTCGTCGATGCGTTGCGGTCCGCGCCGAGAACCAGCGGTGCCAGCACGTCGATCAGCGGCGCGCTCGACTATGCCGCAACCCTCTTCCAGGGTAATGGGTTCAACGGTTCGCGTCGGGTCATCGACATTTCTGGCGATGGCCGCAATCAGGCCGGCCGGCCGCTTCGCTTTGCACGCGCGGACACTCTGGCCGACGGGGTCACGATCAACGCATTACCGCTCCTGTTCTATGATGCGGACGGGCGGGAGTTGAACCCGGGTCTCGACCGTTATTATCTGGAGCATGTTGTCGGCGGTCCCGGCGCCTTCGCATTGCCGGCGAGAGGTCTGGGTGCGTTTCCGGAGGCGATACGGAAAAAGCTGATTATCGAAATTTCGGGTGTCGCGCCACCGATATCCGTCGCGCGCGCAACCGAACGTAACACGAGAAAATAA
- the mutY gene encoding A/G-specific adenine glycosylase encodes MPDPAAATILEWYDRHARRLPWRVPPAQSRVGVRADPYHVWLSEVMLQQTTVVTVGPYFRDFLARWPRVEDLAAADLDEVLTRWAGLGYYARARNLHKCARQVCETHGGKFPDSEAGLRELPGIGPYTAAAIAAIAFGRRATPVDGNIERVMARLFAVQAPMPASKPVLKSRATRLTPDERAGDYAQAVMDLGATVCTPRAPTCGICPWQAGCRAFADGLAETLPRRVPKAPRPVRRAVAYWMTRRDGHVLLRRRPETGLLGGMMEVPSGPWEETDRFVDHPPVEADWVSLPGLIEHGFTHLQLELQVKAARIDGRTTLGGVWLPVGAFGDHALPTLTRKVVRHVMANLERGELVR; translated from the coding sequence ATGCCCGATCCCGCCGCCGCCACGATCCTGGAATGGTATGACCGCCACGCCCGGCGCCTGCCGTGGCGTGTGCCGCCGGCACAGTCACGCGTGGGCGTGCGGGCCGACCCCTATCATGTATGGCTCAGCGAGGTGATGCTGCAGCAAACGACGGTGGTGACCGTCGGCCCGTATTTCCGGGATTTCCTGGCGCGCTGGCCGCGGGTCGAGGATCTGGCGGCGGCGGACCTCGACGAGGTCCTCACCCGATGGGCGGGGCTGGGTTATTACGCGCGGGCGCGCAATCTTCACAAATGCGCGCGTCAGGTTTGCGAAACTCACGGTGGGAAATTCCCCGATAGCGAGGCGGGCTTGCGCGAACTGCCTGGCATCGGCCCCTACACCGCTGCGGCGATCGCCGCGATTGCGTTCGGGCGCCGCGCCACGCCGGTGGATGGCAATATAGAACGGGTGATGGCACGGCTGTTCGCCGTCCAAGCCCCCATGCCGGCCTCGAAACCGGTTCTGAAATCCCGTGCGACCCGCCTGACGCCTGACGAACGCGCGGGCGATTACGCCCAGGCCGTCATGGATCTGGGGGCGACAGTCTGCACCCCACGCGCGCCCACCTGCGGCATCTGTCCCTGGCAGGCGGGTTGCCGTGCCTTTGCGGACGGATTGGCGGAGACCCTGCCACGCCGCGTGCCCAAGGCTCCACGCCCGGTGCGCCGGGCCGTCGCCTACTGGATGACGCGTCGGGACGGGCATGTCCTGCTGCGCCGGCGGCCGGAAACCGGCCTGCTCGGGGGTATGATGGAGGTGCCGTCGGGCCCGTGGGAAGAGACGGACAGGTTTGTCGACCATCCGCCGGTCGAGGCTGACTGGGTCTCATTGCCCGGGCTGATCGAGCATGGTTTTACCCATCTGCAGCTCGAACTCCAGGTGAAGGCGGCGCGGATCGACGGCCGCACCACGCTGGGCGGCGTGTGGCTTCCGGTCGGGGCGTTCGGCGATCACGCACTCCCCACCCTGACCCGCAAAGTGGTGCGCCACGTGATGGCGAATCTGGAGCGCGGCGAATTGGTGCGATGA
- a CDS encoding DciA family protein: MAAKPDNKTSKRAGGLRAIGAESSRATAPIRRKRGFFEASVFSDWHDIVGEDLASQCVPMRLVRGPEGEGGTLHVKVTGPLALELQHLEPQVIERINSYYGYRAVAGLRLHQGPISVPERPRPAKTVHANAADMAQLDENLAEVDDPELRRALRAFGESVLARNKPDTGT, from the coding sequence ATGGCTGCAAAACCCGACAATAAGACGAGCAAGCGAGCCGGCGGGCTACGCGCCATCGGTGCGGAAAGCAGCCGCGCCACGGCACCCATCCGGCGCAAGCGCGGCTTCTTCGAGGCGAGCGTGTTCTCGGACTGGCACGACATTGTCGGCGAGGACCTGGCCAGCCAATGCGTGCCCATGCGCCTGGTCCGCGGACCCGAGGGCGAAGGGGGAACCTTGCATGTAAAGGTAACCGGCCCGCTGGCGCTCGAACTCCAGCATCTGGAGCCTCAGGTCATCGAGCGGATCAATTCCTATTACGGCTACCGCGCGGTCGCCGGACTGCGCCTGCATCAAGGGCCAATTTCCGTGCCCGAACGCCCCAGGCCGGCGAAAACGGTTCACGCCAATGCTGCGGACATGGCGCAACTCGATGAAAACCTCGCAGAGGTCGACGACCCGGAATTGCGCCGCGCATTGCGGGCATTCGGCGAATCCGTGTTGGCGCGCAACAAGCCGGATACCGGGACCTAA
- a CDS encoding DsbA family protein, with product MRLYRGIGTALAGALALAFAATTAPAQQAIDAQAALQERSIGSPDAPVTVIEYFSLTCPHCASFHNDVYGDLKAKYVDTGKVRLVYREFPRDGVDLRAGMMARCADPRRYAGLVQVLFKNQPNWTRSNDPVGELAKIGRLAGIDDATFQSCIANEELANGLLAARQNASTLGVQSTPTFEIAGQLYPGSRSIEEFSEIIDPLLANN from the coding sequence GTGCGCCTATATAGAGGAATTGGTACCGCCCTGGCCGGCGCCCTTGCGCTCGCGTTCGCGGCGACGACGGCACCCGCGCAGCAGGCGATCGACGCCCAGGCGGCGCTGCAGGAGCGTTCCATCGGCAGCCCCGACGCGCCGGTGACGGTGATCGAGTATTTCTCGCTCACCTGTCCCCATTGCGCGAGCTTCCATAACGACGTCTATGGCGACCTCAAGGCGAAATACGTGGATACGGGCAAGGTTCGCCTGGTTTATCGCGAGTTTCCGCGCGACGGTGTCGACCTGCGGGCCGGCATGATGGCGCGCTGCGCCGATCCGCGCCGCTATGCGGGGCTGGTCCAGGTTCTGTTCAAGAATCAGCCCAACTGGACGCGTTCGAACGACCCTGTGGGTGAATTGGCCAAGATCGGCCGTCTGGCCGGAATCGACGATGCCACCTTCCAGAGCTGCATCGCGAATGAGGAACTCGCGAACGGATTACTCGCCGCCCGGCAAAACGCCAGTACGCTGGGTGTTCAGAGCACACCGACGTTTGAAATTGCTGGCCAGTTGTACCCGGGTTCCCGGTCGATCGAGGAATTCTCGGAAATCATCGATCCGCTTCTGGCGAATAACTGA
- the smc gene encoding chromosome segregation protein SMC: MQFNKLRLTGFKSFVDGTDLDIAPGLTGIVGPNGCGKSNLVEALRWVMGETSAKQMRGGGMDDVIFGGTSDRPARNAAEVVLSLDNSERSAPTQFNNADDIEISRRIEREKGSNYKINGGDVRARDVQILFADQATGPRSTALVSQGRVGALISAKPSDRRILLEEAAGITGLHSRRHEAELRLRAAENNLERLDDVLVTLDAQLNGLKKQVRQARRYKNISHDIRRTEATVLHHRWSAAGADLASTEERLRGSETVVAEQTRLVSEATRTRETAAAELVPLRETEAAAAAELQTLNLAREELDAEEQRNRTATEQWETRLTQIEADLGRERGLAAEARTALTRLGTEKAEIERACAGEDELIAQTSAALDERAGTVETVEAELTGLMERLATGEAQITALEREFGELAARRRRLETQNDEAKAERMSIEEQGLSSDALESAEVRLNGAEENLKSARATLETTEEKRAHADTERDKARDVRSQADEALSRLRAEAGALEDLLATEAEALDADWTPMIDAIEVTAGYEAALGAALGEDLDAPSDDRAPRHWHLTAASSEDPRLPSGVRPLAEFVRNAGPLARRLAQIGVVADAETGDRLARELKAGQRLVDSTGNFWRWDGYISRNDARSSTSTRLRQRNRLTELGTRITAAEASFEKVEAAHRTAREAADHAGNAARAARAALEAADDNAADARRTHAGLAREFAARIARHENLGESLARIETDIADIDSRLDDARKRREAVGDLDMLRSNTQALRGQLNEARAASVAAQGEHDRLVRESEERHRRITALAAEETSWQARDNGAGERIGELETRDAQARGELQALAARPAEIETQRNALMDRLTASEARRNAAADAVARADERLSQAERTMRDAEAKLGDVREDKVRAESAVAQAAQTLETVIERITERLECKPEEALALAEIAEGKEMPDLDAADRRLERLLRERDNMGPVNLRAEQESEELIEKIETIQTEREDLVSAIDRLRRGIASLNREARQRLLASFKDVDKHFQDLFVRLFGGGRAHLELTDAEDPLEAGLEIYASPPGKKLQSLSLLSGGEQALTATALLFAVFLTNPAPICVLDEVDAPLDDANVDRFCNLLDHIASIGSTRFLIVTHHRMTMARMDRLYGVTMPERGISQLVSVDLRGAEEIRAIA; encoded by the coding sequence GTGCAGTTCAACAAGCTGAGACTGACAGGCTTCAAATCCTTCGTCGACGGGACCGACCTCGACATCGCGCCCGGACTGACCGGTATTGTCGGTCCCAACGGGTGCGGCAAGTCCAATCTCGTCGAAGCGCTGCGCTGGGTCATGGGCGAGACGTCGGCCAAGCAGATGCGCGGCGGCGGGATGGACGATGTCATTTTCGGCGGCACGTCGGATCGCCCGGCCCGCAACGCGGCGGAGGTTGTCCTCAGCCTCGACAACAGTGAGCGCTCGGCACCGACCCAGTTCAACAATGCCGACGACATCGAAATCTCGCGCCGCATCGAGCGCGAGAAAGGCTCCAACTACAAGATCAACGGCGGCGATGTGCGCGCGCGCGACGTGCAGATCCTGTTTGCCGACCAGGCGACCGGACCGCGTTCCACAGCACTCGTCAGCCAGGGCCGGGTCGGCGCGCTGATCAGCGCCAAACCATCTGACCGCCGCATTCTGCTGGAAGAAGCCGCCGGCATCACCGGCCTGCATTCGCGCCGCCACGAGGCCGAGCTCCGGCTGCGCGCCGCGGAGAACAACCTCGAACGTCTCGACGATGTGCTGGTGACCCTCGACGCCCAGCTGAACGGGCTCAAGAAACAGGTCCGCCAGGCCCGGCGCTACAAGAACATCTCTCACGACATCCGCCGCACCGAAGCCACCGTCCTGCACCATCGCTGGTCAGCGGCGGGGGCCGACCTCGCAAGCACGGAAGAGCGCCTGCGTGGCTCCGAGACCGTGGTCGCCGAGCAGACCCGGCTGGTGTCGGAGGCGACACGTACGCGCGAGACCGCGGCGGCCGAACTGGTGCCGCTGCGTGAAACCGAGGCCGCAGCCGCGGCCGAACTGCAGACCCTGAACCTCGCCCGCGAGGAACTGGATGCCGAAGAGCAGCGCAACCGAACAGCGACCGAGCAATGGGAAACGCGCCTGACGCAGATCGAGGCCGACCTCGGCCGCGAACGCGGTCTCGCCGCGGAAGCCCGCACCGCGCTGACCCGGCTGGGCACGGAGAAAGCGGAGATCGAACGCGCCTGTGCCGGTGAAGACGAGCTGATCGCCCAGACCAGCGCCGCGCTCGATGAACGCGCCGGAACGGTCGAGACCGTCGAGGCGGAACTCACCGGGCTGATGGAGCGCCTGGCAACGGGTGAAGCACAGATCACCGCGCTCGAACGCGAGTTCGGCGAACTTGCCGCGCGCCGGCGCCGGCTCGAAACTCAGAATGACGAGGCCAAGGCCGAGCGCATGTCGATCGAGGAACAGGGGCTTTCCTCCGACGCGCTCGAGAGCGCGGAGGTGCGCCTGAACGGTGCGGAGGAAAACCTCAAAAGCGCCCGTGCGACGCTTGAGACGACCGAAGAAAAACGCGCGCATGCCGACACCGAACGAGACAAGGCGCGCGATGTCCGCTCCCAGGCGGACGAAGCCCTGTCGCGGCTGCGCGCCGAAGCCGGCGCGCTCGAGGATCTGCTGGCCACGGAGGCCGAGGCCCTCGATGCCGACTGGACGCCGATGATCGACGCGATCGAGGTGACCGCGGGATACGAGGCGGCGCTCGGCGCCGCGCTCGGCGAAGACCTCGACGCGCCATCCGATGACCGCGCACCGCGTCACTGGCATCTCACGGCTGCATCGTCAGAGGACCCTCGCCTGCCATCGGGTGTCCGCCCGCTCGCGGAGTTTGTCCGCAACGCCGGCCCTCTGGCCCGTCGGCTGGCGCAGATCGGCGTGGTCGCCGATGCCGAGACGGGCGACCGCCTCGCCCGCGAGCTGAAAGCCGGCCAGCGGCTCGTCGATTCGACGGGAAATTTCTGGCGCTGGGATGGCTACATCTCGCGCAACGATGCGCGCTCTTCCACATCCACCCGGCTGCGCCAGCGCAACCGCCTGACCGAGCTGGGCACGCGGATCACCGCGGCCGAGGCGAGTTTCGAGAAGGTCGAGGCGGCGCACCGGACCGCCCGCGAAGCCGCCGACCATGCGGGAAATGCCGCGCGGGCCGCACGCGCCGCCCTCGAAGCCGCCGATGACAACGCGGCCGACGCGCGCCGCACCCATGCCGGCCTCGCGCGTGAATTCGCGGCCCGCATCGCGCGCCACGAGAATCTGGGCGAAAGCCTGGCGCGCATCGAAACCGACATCGCCGATATCGATTCCCGCCTCGACGATGCGCGCAAGCGCCGGGAAGCCGTCGGAGATCTCGATATGCTCCGCAGCAATACCCAGGCCTTGCGCGGTCAGCTCAACGAAGCCCGCGCGGCGTCTGTCGCCGCACAGGGCGAACATGACCGGCTGGTGCGCGAATCCGAGGAACGCCATCGCCGCATCACCGCACTCGCCGCCGAGGAAACATCCTGGCAGGCCCGCGACAATGGTGCGGGTGAACGCATCGGCGAACTCGAGACCCGCGACGCACAGGCCCGTGGCGAACTGCAAGCCCTCGCCGCCCGGCCGGCCGAGATCGAGACCCAGCGCAATGCACTGATGGACCGGCTGACCGCTTCCGAGGCGCGCCGCAATGCAGCCGCCGATGCGGTCGCGCGCGCCGACGAGCGCCTGTCCCAGGCCGAACGCACGATGCGGGACGCCGAAGCGAAGCTGGGCGATGTACGCGAAGACAAGGTGCGCGCCGAATCCGCCGTCGCCCAGGCCGCGCAGACATTGGAGACCGTGATCGAGCGGATCACCGAACGCCTGGAATGCAAACCCGAGGAGGCGCTGGCGCTGGCGGAAATCGCGGAAGGCAAGGAAATGCCGGATCTCGATGCCGCTGACCGCCGCCTCGAGCGGCTGCTGCGCGAGCGCGACAATATGGGGCCGGTAAACCTGCGCGCGGAACAGGAATCCGAGGAACTGATCGAGAAGATCGAGACAATCCAGACCGAACGCGAAGACCTGGTCTCGGCGATCGATCGCCTGCGGCGCGGCATCGCCAGCCTGAACCGCGAGGCCCGCCAGCGGCTGCTCGCCTCGTTCAAGGACGTCGACAAGCATTTCCAGGATCTGTTCGTGCGCCTGTTCGGCGGCGGGCGCGCTCATCTGGAATTGACCGATGCGGAAGACCCGCTGGAGGCGGGGCTCGAGATCTACGCCAGCCCGCCGGGCAAGAAGCTGCAGTCCCTGTCATTGCTGTCCGGCGGTGAACAGGCCCTGACGGCAACGGCGCTCCTGTTTGCCGTGTTCCTGACCAATCCGGCGCCCATCTGCGTGCTCGACGAGGTCGATGCCCCGCTCGACGATGCCAACGTGGACCGCTTCTGCAACCTGCTCGACCATATTGCATCCATCGGCTCGACCCGTTTCCTGATCGTGACTCATCACCGCATGACGATGGCCCGTATGGACCGTCTCTACGGTGTCACGATGCCGGAACGCGGCATCAGTCAGCTCGTCTCGGTCGACCTCCGCGGGGCTGAGGAAATCCGCGCCATCGCCTAG
- a CDS encoding AtpZ/AtpI family protein codes for MGVGIKVAVDLVAGVGFGGGIGWSLDWWLGTKPWLLVVFLMLGFAAGLLNVVRTANQASKPKTNGGTDA; via the coding sequence ATGGGCGTCGGCATCAAAGTCGCCGTCGATCTGGTTGCCGGAGTAGGTTTTGGCGGCGGTATCGGCTGGAGCCTGGACTGGTGGTTGGGCACGAAGCCCTGGTTGTTGGTGGTGTTCTTGATGCTTGGGTTTGCCGCGGGATTGTTGAACGTCGTTCGCACCGCAAATCAGGCAAGCAAGCCAAAGACAAACGGCGGTACCGACGCATAA
- a CDS encoding F0F1 ATP synthase subunit A, with translation MASPLEQFTIVPIIDIEVADVDISFTNSSLWMAITAAILVIFMVVSTQRRALVPGRMQASAEYFYQIIADMVRDNVGSQGRPYFPFIFSLFMFILFGNLLGLIPGAFTFTSHLAVTFAMAAFIFVGVTIIGLVKHGFKFFSLFFPHGAPIVSAPVLIPIEIISYFSRPISLSVRLFANMTVGHVLLKVIGGGVVALGGFWVLPGLLPLAFLIAITLLEVMIAVIQAYVFAILTCVYLNDALHLH, from the coding sequence GTGGCTAGCCCTCTCGAACAATTCACAATCGTACCGATCATCGATATCGAAGTCGCCGATGTCGATATTTCGTTCACGAACTCATCGCTCTGGATGGCCATCACGGCGGCGATTCTGGTGATCTTCATGGTTGTCAGCACCCAGCGCCGCGCGTTGGTGCCCGGGCGCATGCAGGCGTCGGCTGAATATTTCTATCAAATCATCGCCGACATGGTGCGCGACAATGTGGGATCCCAGGGCCGTCCCTATTTCCCGTTCATCTTCAGCCTGTTCATGTTCATCCTGTTCGGCAATCTGCTCGGTCTGATTCCCGGCGCCTTCACCTTTACCAGCCATCTCGCGGTGACCTTCGCGATGGCGGCATTCATTTTCGTCGGGGTGACCATCATCGGCCTCGTGAAGCACGGCTTTAAATTCTTCTCGCTGTTCTTCCCCCATGGCGCACCGATTGTCTCGGCGCCGGTCCTGATTCCGATCGAGATCATTTCCTACTTCTCACGTCCGATCAGCCTGTCCGTGCGACTGTTCGCCAACATGACGGTCGGCCATGTCCTGCTCAAGGTGATCGGCGGCGGTGTCGTCGCACTCGGCGGATTCTGGGTACTGCCCGGTCTGCTGCCGCTGGCCTTCCTGATCGCCATCACGTTGCTCGAGGTGATGATTGCCGTCATCCAGGCCTACGTGTTCGCCATCCTCACATGCGTCTATCTCAACGACGCACTGCATCTGCATTAG
- a CDS encoding F0F1 ATP synthase subunit C, translating into MELEVATQFARLIGAGLAAIGMVGAGVGVGRIWASYIEAIGRNPAAKEEIGAFIWIGFAVTEAIALFALIMAFIILAG; encoded by the coding sequence ATGGAACTCGAAGTCGCAACGCAATTCGCGCGTTTGATCGGTGCCGGCCTGGCCGCCATCGGTATGGTCGGTGCCGGTGTCGGTGTCGGCCGCATCTGGGCCAGCTACATCGAAGCAATCGGTCGCAACCCTGCCGCCAAAGAAGAAATTGGCGCGTTCATCTGGATCGGGTTCGCGGTCACGGAAGCCATCGCGCTGTTCGCGCTGATTATGGCTTTCATCATCCTCGCCGGTTAG
- a CDS encoding F0F1 ATP synthase subunit B', translating into MPQFEPSSFASQIFWLVVCFAVVFLFAWRIALPRISATIDNRHQRIDGDIARAEELASEAEEVLAAYEAELAKARAGAQEQLHLAAEAATAEAEKHNAALTEKLSADADAARKRIHEAQQSATANVAALVEDIASQAVERLIGVTPDSGTVRKAIDDAVGGRS; encoded by the coding sequence ATGCCTCAGTTCGAACCCTCCTCATTCGCAAGCCAGATTTTCTGGCTGGTCGTCTGCTTTGCCGTCGTCTTCCTGTTTGCGTGGCGTATCGCGCTGCCGCGGATCTCGGCGACGATCGATAACCGCCACCAGCGGATCGATGGCGATATTGCACGCGCGGAGGAACTGGCGAGCGAGGCCGAAGAGGTGCTTGCCGCCTATGAGGCGGAACTGGCGAAGGCCCGCGCGGGTGCGCAGGAACAGCTCCATCTGGCTGCGGAAGCCGCGACGGCGGAGGCGGAAAAGCACAACGCCGCGCTGACCGAGAAACTCTCGGCCGATGCCGATGCCGCGCGCAAGCGGATCCACGAGGCCCAGCAATCCGCGACGGCGAATGTGGCCGCGCTGGTGGAAGATATCGCCAGCCAGGCCGTCGAACGCCTGATCGGCGTGACACCGGACAGCGGTACGGTGCGCAAGGCGATCGACGATGCCGTCGGAGGGCGTTCATGA
- a CDS encoding F0F1 ATP synthase subunit B, whose translation MMLARLTLATATLLAFTGNALAADDHAPFFEKPETWVLIAFIIFVVAVYRPMSKAITGKLDGRTDAIKSELDEAQCLREEAQHTLAEYQRKQRDALAEAEGIVAEAREEARRIEANVEARTADTLKRREQQALDMIAAAEARAVADVRALAADIAIDATRQILTETVEGQKGDELVNEAIREVPGKLN comes from the coding sequence ATGATGCTGGCACGGCTGACCCTCGCCACCGCGACCCTGCTCGCCTTCACCGGCAACGCCCTGGCCGCCGACGATCACGCGCCGTTCTTCGAGAAGCCCGAGACCTGGGTTCTGATCGCGTTCATCATTTTCGTGGTCGCGGTGTACCGCCCCATGTCGAAGGCGATCACGGGCAAGCTCGACGGCCGTACCGACGCCATCAAGTCGGAGCTGGACGAGGCGCAGTGCCTTCGCGAGGAGGCCCAGCACACGTTGGCCGAGTATCAGCGCAAGCAGCGTGACGCGCTGGCGGAAGCCGAGGGCATCGTCGCCGAGGCGCGAGAAGAGGCACGGCGCATCGAGGCGAACGTCGAGGCGCGTACAGCCGATACGCTCAAACGCCGCGAACAGCAGGCGCTGGACATGATCGCGGCCGCCGAGGCCCGCGCCGTCGCCGACGTGCGTGCGCTGGCCGCGGATATCGCGATCGACGCCACCCGGCAGATCCTGACCGAGACGGTCGAGGGCCAGAAGGGTGACGAACTGGTCAATGAGGCGATCCGGGAAGTCCCGGGCAAGCTCAACTAG